A genomic segment from Oncorhynchus clarkii lewisi isolate Uvic-CL-2024 chromosome 12, UVic_Ocla_1.0, whole genome shotgun sequence encodes:
- the LOC139422118 gene encoding ferritin, middle subunit-like: MESQIRQNYHHDCEAAINRMINLEMFASYTYTSMAFYFSRDDVALSGFAHFFKENSDEEREHADKLLSFQNKRGGRILLQDIKKPERDEWGNGLEAMQCALQLEKNVNQALLDLHKIASGKVDPHLCDFLETHYLNEQVEAIKKLGDHITNLTKMDAVKNKMAEYLFDKHTLGGQS; this comes from the exons ATGGAGTCTCAGATCCGCCAGAACTATCACCACGATTGCGAAGCTGCCATCAACCGGATGATCAACTTGGAGATGTTTGCCTCCTACACCTACACTTCAATG gCTTTCTATTTCTCCCGTGACGATGTGGCTCTGTCTGGCTTCGCGCATTTCTTCAAGGAGAACAGCGACGAGGAGCGGGAGCACGCCGACAAGCTACTCTCCTTCCAGAACAAGAGAGGTGGACGCATTTTACTCCAGGACATCAAG AAGCCAGAACGTGATGAGTGGGGCAATGGGCTGGAGGCCATGCAGTGTGCTCTGCAGCTGGAGAAGAATGTGAACCAGGCCCTGCTGGACCTGCACAAGATTGCCTCTGGAAAGGTTGACCCCCAT CTGTGTGACTTCCTGGAGACCCATTACCTGAATGAGCAGGTGGAGGCCATTAAGAAGCTGGGAGACCACATCACCAACCTCACCAAGATGGATGCTGTCAAAAACAAGATGGCAGAGTACCTGTTTGACAAGCACACCCTGGGAGGCCAGAGCTAA